A stretch of Vairimorpha necatrix chromosome 2, complete sequence DNA encodes these proteins:
- a CDS encoding chromatin-remodeling complex ATPase-like protein, with the protein MSGTPAVSRPLELYTIFCAMEKTLFPNFSEYGMRYCNGRKIKHWYDYKGCSHAEELNFILNKYFMIRRLKDQVLSQLPDKFRRQIIINCGRTTECKNISLVGDVVEQTVMGMYREAASQKLEPVKMYIDTILEKDIKFIIFAHHSVMMEGLTEYLKGKNVKFIKMDGSVLTSQRQKLVDDFQNNDTIRVALLSVTACNTGLTLTSGKLVVFAELYWNPGTLLQAEDRIHRIGQSSNVDIHYLVCKGTVDEYVWPILLKKLNVLQSIGMGKNNLKNAELQQMEIDQMVLDDFIDKHTEI; encoded by the coding sequence ATGTCCGGGACTCCTGCCGTCAGTCGACCTTTGGAATTGTACACAATTTTCTGCGCAATGGAAAAAACTCTTTTCCCAAATTTCTCTGAATACGGGATGAGATATTGCAACGGGCGTAAGATAAAACATTGGTACGATTATAAAGGATGTTCACACGCAgaagaattaaatttcataCTTAATAAGTATTTTATGATAAGACGACTCAAAGATCAAGTCTTGTCGCAGCTACctgataaatttagaagacaaattattattaattgtGGACGTACAACagaatgtaaaaatatttctctGGTTGGTGATGTAGTCGAACAAACTGTCATGGGAATGTACAGAGAAGCCGCCAGTCAGAAATTAGAGCCTGTAAAAATGTATATTGACactattttagaaaaagatataaaatttataatatttgcTCATCATTCTGTAATGATGGAAGGATTGACAGAATATCTCAAAGGAAAAAATgtcaaatttatcaaaatggATGGATCTGTTCTAACAAGTCAAAGACAGAAACTTGTAGAcgattttcaaaataatgACACTATTAGAGTGGCTTTGTTGAGTGTAACTGCCTGTAATACGGGACTTACTCTGACCAGTGGTAAGCTTGTAGTTTTCGCCGAATTATATTGGAACCCGGGCACTTTATTGCAGGCTGAAGATCGTATACACAGAATAGGCCAAAGCAGCAATGTGGATATTCATTATTTAGTCTGTAAAGGAACAGTAGACGAATATGTTTGGcctattttattaaagaaacTGAATGTGTTACAAAGTATAGGAatgggaaaaaataatctaaaaaacgCAGAATTACAACAAATGGAAATTGATCAGATGGTACTCGACGACTTTATAGATAAACATACAGAAATatga
- a CDS encoding ring finger membrane protein: MSKEEISCKICHAVETEMENFCCPCKCTGSIKFIHRFCLLKFIESSGKEFCTICKYKYKFRSIYKKNTPSRLPINLIIREIFQRVLKCIKYIFNTLMILSIICLVVYINGSLFLRFICNNIADTHLNICGVGIPITCISFSFYCLYYNVTRVTRSLTVRRNIRVDSLSVISSMASEAISYDEAPRTILSNIANERDISFLSTTDDTMPPRNDSSDENSEDTQNQVDDFIFHVSIDFKLIPKCCSLVLFLGLFLKIANYVLYDLPNCQFSDFLRQVCLYDLTKTVFVVYTLFLSLLLITWNFKKIYDFLKLLNLIFVCFAIIVFVDGVCVHFLFAKICNNGVLVDLATTYSSVFSSFIFHMIIGYEFNSFFKNCILSYADKFRPGMLWSVAEPTEGSFDFLYKLSQRPLHVLFYKAIRNSLFHLFTYLVILTTVKSEINRTFQISDIYKFVIFFRLKNLINSALRPFLEGMSFLNSKILKYLSRYFKMENLLFGEKILYGRNMEGNIKWCPNKHKYYDSNKVNRKRNKKATPLQIEKYFKMSHNNNFGLFYIPKFNKLYLGIFSLLIIVSTSLGFKLVLRLTKISYNFVLSRSPIFSHIADYLYILLAGLVFFIFTIPLNIKKFKNIHKKILLLLYVNVFWPLWISGLTIFYYGDESFNLLPSRCFMMFFATSDTLKYLFNNLIFSASIQYYSLFEIFKKLYTFTWSTTFCISTAVQFKSWISMIFRFGLNIPLFYLIPFAFILIFHNNRIVEFYKRFLENIKQENYLVDREIVNYNE; this comes from the coding sequence ATGTCAAAGGAGGAGATCTCATGCAAGATATGCCATGCAGTAGAAACAGAAATGGAGAATTTTTGTTGTCCTTGTAAATGTACAGgaagtataaaatttattcataGATTTTGTctattgaaatttatagagAGTAGTGGTAAAGAGTTTTGTACGATCTGCAagtacaaatataaatttagaagtatttacaaaaagaaCACGCCTTCAAGATTGcctataaatttgataattagAGAAATATTTCAGAGAGTTTTAAAATGCataaaatacatatttaatacattGATGATATTGTCAATAATATGTCTAGTGGTTTATATTAATGGAAGTTTGTTTCTTCGATTTATTTGCAATAATATTGCAGATACccatttaaatatatgcGGGGTGGGAATTCCTATTACTTGCATTTCATTTTCGTTTTATTGTTTGTATTATAATGTTACCAGAGTAACAAGAAGTTTAACTGTAAGAAGGAACATTAGAGTTGATTCGTTGAGTGTTATTAGTTCAATGGCCAGCGAGGCCATATCTTATGATGAAGCACCAAGGACAATATTGTCAAATATAGCGAATGAGAGagatatttcatttttgagTACGACAGACGACACAATGCCGCCAAGGAACGACTCAAGTGATGAAAACTCAGAAGATACACAAAACCAAGttgatgattttattttccatgTTTCTATTGATTTTAAACTTATTCCAAAGTGTTGCAGTCTCGTACTTTTCTTGggtttgtttttaaaaatcgcTAATTATGTCCTTTATGATCTGCCGAATTGTCAATTTTCTGATTTTTTACGACAAGTTTGTTTGTACGATCTTACAAAAACAGTCTTTGTTGTTTACactctttttttaagtttgcTTTTGATAACTtggaattttaaaaaaatttacgaTTTTCTTAAACttcttaatttaatatttgtctGTTTTGCGATCATTGTTTTCGTTGATGGGGTGTgtgttcattttttatttgctaAGATTTGCAATAATGGCGTATTGGTTGATTTGGCCACTACATATTCCAGTGTTTTTAgtagttttatatttcatatgATTATAGGATATGAatttaattcattttttaagaattgTATTTTAAGCTACGCCGATAAATTTAGACCTGGCATGTTATGGAGTGTGGCCGAACCAACTGAAGGATCTTTTGATTTCTTGTACAAATTATCACAAAGGCCTTTACACgtcttattttataaagcaATCAGGAATTCTCTCTTTCATCTTTTCACTTACTTGGTTATATTGACTACAGTAAAATCGGAAATCAATAGAACTTTCCAAATTTCTGATATTTACAAGTTcgtgatattttttagactCAAAAATCTTATCAATTCGGCATTGAGGCCTTTCTTGGAAGGAATGTCTTTTCTTAATTCTAAGATTCTGAAATATCTGTcaagatattttaaaatggaaaatttattatttggtgaaaaaattttatatggtAGAAATATGGAAGGAAATATCAAGTGGTGTCCCAACAAgcataaatattatgacAGTAATAAAGTAAACAGAAAGCGCAATAAAAAAGCGACACCTCTtcaaatagaaaaatattttaaaatgagtCACAACAATAACTTtggtttattttatattccgAAATTTAACAAATTATATCTTGGAATATTTTCCCTGTTGATTATTGTTTCCACTTCTCTGGGCTTTAAACTTGTTCTGCGTCTCACTAAGATatcttataattttgtcTTGTCTCGGTCTCCCATCTTTTCACACATAGCAGATTATCTTTACATTCTCTTAGCAGGCTTggttttctttattttcacTATtcctttaaatattaagaaatttaaaaatattcacaAGAAGATTTTGCTTCTTCTTTATGTGAATGTCTTCTGGCCTCTTTGGATTTCTGGCcttactattttttattatgggGATGaatcttttaatttactCCCGTCTAGATGTTTCATGATGTTCTTTGCTACATCTGACactttgaaatatttatttaacaatTTGATCTTTTCTGCTTCTATTCAGtattattctttatttgAGATCTTTAAGAAGTTATATACTTTTACTTGGTCTACTACATTCTGTATTTCCACAGCAGTGCAGTTTAAATCGTGGATATCAATGATATTTAGATTTGGTTTGAATATTCCActgttttatttgataCCATTTGCCTTCATATTAATTTTCCATAATAATAGAATCgtagaattttataaaagatttttagaaaatataaaacaagagAATTACCTTGTAGATCGAGAAATAGTAAATTATAATGAGtga
- a CDS encoding SNF2/RAD54 helicase family protein has product MDQKNKATWQKIIEKKLVKNLSSEKTKKNDTEVNNLQSRMKKSEEIIVSDSKKEPEKEQSYKLKVYVNEQGTVTLKPSNKKLASILFNLEDTIYDIKNNEWKITHLNYNKIKKNLKLGKFVFKDIPKGTLNLLNKTIPNKKFELLGEIYEKMFNFQREAVIFALNRGGRVILGDDMGLGKTIQALGIAFYYKLEWPLLVIAPASLLDNWAAAIKQFLSLDSRVIRCRTDFGDKISIISFDMCSKFIEIVKTFDYGVIIVD; this is encoded by the coding sequence ATGGATCAGAAAAACAAAGCCACTTGGCagaaaattatagaaaaaaaattagtaaaaaatttatcatcagaaaaaactaaaaaaaatgacaCAGAAGTTAATAATCTACAAAGTCGTATGAAAAAAAGCGAAGAAATTATTGTCTCTGACTCTAAAAAAGAACCAGAAAAAGAACAAAGTTATAAACTCAAAGTCTATGTCAATGAGCAAGGAACAGTCACTTTGAAAccttctaataaaaaattggcAAGTATTCTGTTTAATTTAGAAGATACAATTTacgatataaaaaacaatgaaTGGAAAATTACACATTTGAAttataacaaaataaaaaaaaatttaaaactgGGCAAATTCGTCTTTAAGGACATTCCTAAAGGAactttaaatcttttaaataaaacaataccaaataaaaaatttgaactTCTTGgagaaatttatgaaaaaatgtttaattttcaaaGAGAAGCTGTCATTTTTGCTCTGAATAGAGGCGGGAGAGTCATATTGGGAGATGATATGGGATTAGGTAAAACAATCCAAGCTTTAGGAATAGccttttattataaattagaatGGCCTTTACTTGTCATAGCTCCTGCTTCTCTGCTTGATAATTGGGCAGCTGCTAtcaaacaatttttaagCCTCGATTCTAGAGTAATTAGATGCCGAACAGATTTCGGCGacaaaatttcaataataaGTTTTGATATGTGcagtaaatttatagaaatagTAAAAACTTTTGATTATGGCGTGATAATTGTCGACTAA